A stretch of the Nosocomiicoccus ampullae genome encodes the following:
- a CDS encoding GAF domain-containing protein, with protein MFDNTPIQSYEELHQALDALLEENLNVTANLANASALLDHFLENINWVGFYLFDEDKEQLILGPFQGKPACTTIEVGKGVCGTAYRGNDIFIVDDVNEFPGHIACDANSKSEIVLPIYKDGKGIGVLDIDSPIYERFEEKDRVGLIEVVEIIKKYI; from the coding sequence ATGTTTGATAATACACCTATTCAATCATACGAGGAATTACACCAAGCACTCGATGCGTTACTTGAAGAGAATTTAAACGTAACTGCAAACCTTGCAAATGCATCTGCACTACTCGATCACTTCTTAGAAAACATTAACTGGGTGGGCTTTTACTTATTTGATGAAGATAAAGAACAACTCATCCTCGGGCCATTCCAAGGAAAACCCGCATGTACAACAATAGAAGTTGGTAAAGGAGTGTGCGGCACAGCATATCGTGGGAATGATATTTTTATCGTTGATGACGTCAACGAATTTCCAGGACATATCGCTTGTGACGCAAATAGCAAATCAGAAATCGTCTTACCAATCTATAAAGATGGAAAAGGCATCGGTGTATTAGATATCGATTCACCAATTTACGAACGATTTGAAGAGAAAGATAGAGTCGGATTAATCGAGGTCGTTGAAATTATTAAAAAATATATATAA
- the sppA gene encoding signal peptide peptidase SppA encodes MKRVIALIAAIALLISGVVMSVFNVFQKEQLDDFFSSFSDQSPVTVLEEGDANNQIAVINIEGVIQSAPESSGFLNPTAGYNHQLTIEALKEIIEDDSVKAILLDVNSPGGGVYESAEVHKYLKEAKDKGKKIYSSMGTMAASGGYYVSAPADKIYASNETLTGSIGVIMQSIDYSELAEKYGVKFNTYTSGDMKDMLSPSKKPSKEEKEYVQHMVDSMFSDFVKVVSEGRDMSEKEVRKLADGRVYLGNDALENGLVDEIGYYDDALNDLKKEIDVDNPQVYTYGQDLNSLSKFRFKAPNMVQKLFTDNEALIVENLLNKRQGPKPMYLYEE; translated from the coding sequence ATGAAAAGAGTTATTGCATTAATTGCTGCAATTGCACTCCTTATTTCAGGTGTTGTAATGAGCGTATTTAATGTATTTCAAAAAGAACAATTAGATGATTTTTTCAGTAGTTTTTCAGACCAGTCACCCGTCACAGTTTTAGAAGAAGGTGACGCAAATAACCAAATCGCAGTCATTAACATCGAAGGAGTAATTCAGTCTGCTCCGGAAAGTTCAGGGTTTTTAAACCCTACTGCTGGCTATAATCACCAGTTAACAATTGAAGCATTAAAAGAAATTATCGAAGATGACTCAGTAAAAGCTATATTATTAGATGTTAACTCTCCAGGTGGAGGCGTTTATGAAAGTGCTGAGGTACATAAGTATTTAAAAGAAGCAAAAGATAAAGGTAAAAAAATCTACAGTTCAATGGGAACAATGGCAGCTAGCGGTGGATATTACGTATCAGCGCCTGCGGATAAAATCTATGCAAGTAATGAAACGTTAACAGGCTCAATCGGTGTAATTATGCAAAGTATTGATTACAGCGAACTTGCAGAAAAATACGGCGTAAAATTTAATACGTATACATCTGGAGATATGAAAGATATGTTATCTCCATCTAAAAAACCATCTAAAGAGGAAAAAGAGTATGTTCAACATATGGTCGATTCAATGTTTAGTGACTTTGTAAAAGTCGTTTCTGAAGGTCGAGATATGAGTGAAAAAGAAGTTCGTAAACTCGCAGACGGTCGAGTATATTTAGGGAACGATGCTTTAGAAAATGGTTTAGTCGATGAGATTGGTTACTATGATGATGCACTAAACGATCTTAAAAAAGAAATCGATGTTGATAACCCACAAGTTTACACGTACGGTCAAGACTTAAATAGCTTATCAAAATTTAGGTTTAAAGCACCGAATATGGTTCAAAAGTTATTTACAGATAACGAGGCATTAATCGTTGAAAACTTATTAAATAAACGTCAAGGTCCAAAACCAATGTACTTATACGAAGAATAG
- the thiI gene encoding tRNA uracil 4-sulfurtransferase ThiI — protein MNYDLILVRYGELTLKKKNRKMFIGKLVSQIEQALEGKSVVVRANRDRMYIELDNEDAYDIIDRLKHINGILSMSPIIRLRKSEDEMKRVALELESTFNKDDTFKVEVKRVDKSFHLKTHDIQQLIGGYVVRETNRPVNIKQPDHTIMIEVRFEGVYMYSEVFEGNGGLPLGTGGKTVLMLSGGIDSPVAGFEIMKRGIEVEAIHYFSPPYTSERSLEKVKKLVDIMAEKTGVSIKMHIVPFTKIQTAIYDKIPDGYSMTTTRRVMLIIAERLAKSIGAEAIVNGENIGQVASQTLTSMNTINQVTNFPVLRPLLTYEKNEIIQKSMYYGTYETSILPYEDCCTIFKPKKPKTQPNLENVEKYESNIDFEPFIEEALKDIEIYHSNSEEKNSKFSDLL, from the coding sequence TTGAATTATGATTTAATACTCGTAAGATACGGAGAACTTACGTTAAAAAAGAAAAATAGAAAAATGTTTATTGGTAAACTCGTTTCTCAAATTGAACAAGCATTAGAAGGTAAAAGTGTTGTGGTTCGAGCAAATAGAGACAGAATGTATATTGAGTTAGACAATGAAGATGCATACGACATTATCGACCGTTTAAAGCATATAAATGGGATTTTAAGTATGTCACCGATTATTCGACTCCGCAAGTCTGAAGATGAAATGAAGCGAGTTGCTCTAGAATTAGAGTCAACATTTAATAAGGACGATACATTTAAAGTCGAAGTGAAACGTGTGGACAAATCATTTCATTTAAAAACACATGATATCCAGCAACTGATTGGTGGATACGTGGTAAGAGAAACAAATCGACCAGTTAATATTAAACAACCTGACCACACAATTATGATCGAAGTACGTTTTGAAGGAGTATATATGTACAGCGAAGTGTTCGAAGGTAATGGTGGATTACCACTTGGTACAGGTGGTAAAACTGTTTTAATGTTATCTGGTGGAATAGACAGCCCAGTTGCTGGATTTGAAATTATGAAGCGCGGGATTGAAGTTGAGGCAATTCACTATTTTTCACCACCATATACAAGCGAACGGTCGCTAGAAAAAGTTAAAAAACTAGTTGATATTATGGCGGAAAAAACAGGTGTCAGTATTAAGATGCATATTGTACCGTTTACAAAGATTCAAACAGCGATTTACGATAAAATTCCAGATGGTTACTCAATGACAACAACGAGACGGGTGATGTTAATTATTGCTGAAAGACTTGCAAAATCAATCGGTGCTGAAGCGATTGTGAACGGTGAAAACATCGGACAAGTCGCGTCACAAACGTTAACTAGTATGAATACTATCAATCAAGTGACAAATTTCCCAGTACTAAGACCACTATTAACGTATGAAAAAAATGAAATTATTCAAAAATCAATGTACTACGGAACATATGAAACGTCGATTTTACCGTATGAGGATTGTTGTACAATATTTAAACCAAAAAAGCCTAAAACACAACCAAACTTAGAAAATGTCGAGAAATATGAATCTAACATAGATTTTGAGCCATTCATTGAAGAAGCATTAAAAGATATTGAAATTTATCATTCAAATAGTGAAGAAAAAAATTCAAAGTTTAGTGACTTATTATAA
- the rpsD gene encoding 30S ribosomal protein S4 gives MARFTGSTWKKSRRLGISLSGTGKELEKRPYAPGQHGPNQRVKLSEYGLQLKEKQKLRYMHGVNERQFRSLFDRAGNMPGIHGENFMILLASRLDNVVLRLGLAKTQRQARQLVNHGHITVDGKVLDIPSYQLSPGQTIGVREKSQKLDIIEEALEFNNFVPEYLDFDADKLEGTFVRLPERSELSAEINEQLIVEYYSR, from the coding sequence ATGGCTCGTTTTACAGGATCGACTTGGAAAAAGTCACGTCGCCTAGGTATTTCATTATCAGGCACAGGTAAAGAATTAGAAAAGCGTCCATACGCTCCAGGGCAACATGGACCAAACCAAAGAGTTAAACTCTCAGAATATGGTTTACAATTAAAAGAGAAGCAAAAGCTTCGTTACATGCATGGAGTAAACGAACGTCAATTCCGTTCACTATTCGACCGTGCGGGTAACATGCCAGGAATCCACGGTGAAAACTTCATGATCTTACTTGCTTCACGTTTAGACAACGTAGTATTACGTTTAGGTTTAGCAAAAACTCAACGTCAAGCACGTCAATTAGTAAACCACGGACACATCACTGTTGATGGTAAAGTATTAGACATTCCGTCTTACCAACTTTCACCAGGTCAAACAATCGGTGTACGTGAAAAATCACAAAAATTAGACATCATTGAAGAAGCTCTAGAATTCAATAACTTCGTTCCAGAATACCTAGACTTCGATGCAGACAAATTAGAAGGTACATTCGTACGTCTACCAGAACGTAGCGAATTATCAGCTGAAATTAACGAACAATTAATCGTTGAGTACTATTCAAGATAA
- the tpx gene encoding thiol peroxidase — protein sequence MTTITFGGNEVTLDGKAVDKGQQIESFKVVNNELKDVEPLKEFKGTKKLISAVPSLDTGVCQVQTKTFYNKVADVENTQLITISNDLPFAQKRFCADEGIDNAVTLSDHKDLEFAKQFGTLMPNLRLQARSVFVLDEDDKVVYFEYVPEGTNEPDYEKAIEALKSI from the coding sequence ATGACAACAATTACTTTTGGTGGCAATGAAGTCACATTAGACGGTAAAGCAGTAGATAAAGGTCAACAAATTGAAAGTTTTAAAGTTGTAAACAATGAGTTAAAAGATGTTGAACCGTTAAAAGAGTTTAAAGGTACAAAAAAGCTAATTAGTGCAGTACCTTCACTTGATACGGGTGTGTGCCAAGTTCAAACAAAAACATTTTATAATAAAGTTGCTGATGTTGAAAACACACAACTAATTACTATTTCAAACGACTTACCATTTGCTCAAAAACGCTTCTGTGCAGATGAAGGTATCGATAATGCAGTTACTTTATCTGACCATAAAGATCTTGAATTTGCAAAACAATTTGGTACACTAATGCCAAACTTACGCCTTCAAGCGAGAAGTGTGTTCGTTTTAGACGAAGATGATAAAGTCGTATACTTTGAATATGTACCTGAAGGTACGAACGAACCAGATTATGAGAAAGCAATCGAAGCTTTAAAAAGTATTTAA
- a CDS encoding RDD family protein, which translates to MKKETVILQKELLYPVADTIVRLIAYIIDLIVLWSIRQIAVIPILTMLGLMNKNIIFDAIPVSTVVSTIVFFTYFVLMTYFFHQTLGKMIFGIEVVSSKGYNLSFMQVIFRELIGRYITQALLNLPYLMILFNKNRMGLHDFIGDTLVVNSNDVEYTVDIESNRKEGLI; encoded by the coding sequence ATGAAAAAAGAAACAGTAATCTTGCAAAAAGAATTATTATATCCTGTTGCAGATACGATTGTACGTCTCATTGCCTACATCATCGATCTCATCGTTTTATGGTCGATTCGTCAAATTGCAGTCATTCCAATTTTAACGATGCTTGGTCTTATGAACAAAAATATAATATTTGATGCGATTCCAGTATCAACTGTTGTATCGACAATTGTATTTTTCACATACTTTGTCTTGATGACATATTTCTTCCATCAAACGTTAGGAAAGATGATATTTGGTATAGAAGTCGTTTCAAGTAAAGGATATAATTTATCATTTATGCAAGTAATATTTAGAGAATTAATTGGTCGATATATCACACAAGCGCTTCTAAATTTACCATACTTAATGATTTTATTTAACAAAAACCGTATGGGTCTTCACGACTTCATCGGAGACACTTTAGTTGTAAACTCTAATGATGTTGAATATACTGTGGATATAGAATCTAACAGAAAAGAAGGGCTGATTTAA
- a CDS encoding aldehyde dehydrogenase family protein, which yields MKYDKLYIDGEWVEPSTTDVIEVENPATEEIFTTVAKATSEDVDKAVEAATRAYKEYNQTSLETRKKYVEEILNGIIERQEEFEETIRQELGSSYNYTKTAQVEQAINEIKAALENADKVDFTEHHEGFDLVREGVGVVAAITPWNYPLNQIQRKLTGILLAGATTVIKPSTKTPVTAYLLAEVIDNTSLPKGVFNLVPGSGSEVGDSLTGHENVDMVSFTGSTKVGRGIYEQAKENIKNIHLELGGKSPNVLLPNGDAKKSVKQSMDAIINNAGQACSALTRIIVPESRLEEVESYIKEYVEEKVRIGSPEDEDKTIGPVLSKQQQDKIYEYIETGKKEATLLLGGGKVESEDKGYYVEPTVFTNVDNKSTIAQEEIFGPVLAVITYKDVDEALEIANDSSYGLFGAVFGETKEEAYEFAKQIRTGSILVNGSPRLPAAPFGGYKQSGIGREIGWIGIEEYTELKVLYTE from the coding sequence ATGAAATACGATAAATTATATATAGATGGTGAATGGGTTGAACCATCAACAACAGATGTAATTGAAGTTGAAAATCCAGCAACAGAAGAGATTTTTACGACAGTAGCAAAAGCGACAAGTGAAGATGTCGACAAAGCAGTCGAAGCAGCAACTCGTGCGTATAAAGAATATAATCAAACATCATTAGAAACACGTAAAAAATATGTTGAAGAAATTTTAAATGGTATAATCGAGCGTCAAGAAGAGTTTGAAGAAACGATTCGTCAAGAGCTTGGAAGTTCATATAACTATACAAAAACCGCACAAGTTGAGCAAGCAATCAATGAGATTAAAGCAGCTCTTGAAAATGCTGATAAAGTAGATTTTACAGAGCATCACGAAGGATTTGACTTAGTACGTGAAGGTGTGGGGGTTGTTGCAGCAATCACACCATGGAACTATCCATTAAACCAAATCCAAAGAAAATTAACGGGGATTTTATTAGCGGGTGCGACAACTGTTATAAAACCAAGTACAAAAACACCTGTTACAGCTTATTTACTTGCTGAAGTAATCGACAATACAAGCCTACCAAAAGGCGTATTTAACTTAGTTCCAGGATCTGGTAGCGAAGTCGGAGATTCACTGACAGGTCACGAGAATGTTGATATGGTGTCATTTACTGGATCTACAAAAGTAGGAAGAGGAATTTACGAGCAAGCAAAAGAAAATATTAAAAATATTCACCTAGAACTGGGCGGTAAATCACCAAACGTATTACTCCCTAACGGAGACGCTAAAAAATCTGTAAAACAATCGATGGATGCAATTATTAATAATGCTGGACAAGCGTGCTCTGCATTAACGCGTATCATTGTACCTGAATCAAGATTAGAAGAAGTTGAAAGTTACATTAAAGAATACGTTGAAGAAAAAGTACGTATCGGTAGCCCTGAAGATGAAGATAAAACAATTGGACCAGTATTATCTAAACAACAACAAGATAAAATTTACGAATATATTGAAACAGGTAAAAAAGAAGCGACATTACTACTTGGAGGCGGTAAAGTAGAAAGTGAAGACAAAGGTTACTATGTTGAACCGACTGTATTCACAAACGTCGATAATAAGAGTACAATCGCTCAAGAAGAAATCTTTGGTCCTGTATTAGCTGTTATCACTTACAAAGATGTTGATGAAGCACTCGAAATTGCAAATGATTCTAGTTACGGATTATTCGGTGCCGTATTTGGTGAAACAAAAGAAGAAGCATATGAATTTGCGAAACAAATCCGTACAGGAAGTATTCTTGTAAATGGTTCGCCTAGACTCCCTGCAGCTCCATTTGGAGGATATAAACAATCTGGTATCGGTAGAGAAATCGGGTGGATTGGTATTGAAGAATATACAGAACTAAAAGTGTTATATACAGAGTAA
- a CDS encoding class I SAM-dependent methyltransferase, with the protein MELSNLEKIYETLVSKTDEIKKETDLSRIESLSRALLEVEVDGTKAEKRKAFQFAYLKQLKDETIQPNHQLTPDVIGYTIGYISNVLNTNKEVSLLDVGSGTGHLSMTLSELNPELDLNGVEIDPTLAELNANLCEFLETHMKIYPQNIIEPNFIETVDTAVGDLPVGYYPVQVEGYKTAFKEGNSFAHLLIIEAGMNKVKSDGIGIFTVPSNILTENQETFKKYIKEDVTLLMFLNLPRTIFKDEKSQKSIIVLKKGYEALQNKDVLIGDIPDFKNEASMKNFLKTIEEWNNK; encoded by the coding sequence ATGGAATTGAGTAATTTAGAGAAGATTTATGAAACACTCGTCAGTAAAACTGATGAAATTAAAAAAGAAACTGATTTATCGAGAATAGAATCGCTGTCACGCGCACTACTTGAAGTGGAAGTAGATGGAACAAAAGCCGAAAAAAGAAAAGCGTTTCAGTTTGCATACTTAAAACAGTTAAAAGATGAAACTATTCAACCGAATCATCAATTAACGCCTGATGTTATTGGGTATACAATCGGATATATTAGTAATGTTTTAAATACTAATAAAGAAGTATCTTTATTAGATGTTGGTAGTGGGACAGGTCATTTATCAATGACGTTAAGTGAATTAAATCCAGAATTAGATTTAAATGGTGTGGAAATCGATCCGACACTCGCAGAGCTCAATGCAAATCTATGTGAGTTTTTAGAAACACATATGAAAATCTATCCTCAAAACATTATCGAACCAAATTTCATTGAAACAGTCGATACGGCAGTTGGTGACTTACCAGTTGGCTATTATCCGGTGCAAGTTGAAGGATACAAAACAGCGTTTAAAGAAGGTAATAGCTTCGCACATCTATTAATAATTGAAGCAGGTATGAACAAAGTTAAAAGCGATGGCATCGGTATTTTTACAGTACCATCAAATATTTTAACTGAAAATCAAGAGACCTTTAAAAAGTATATTAAAGAAGACGTCACATTACTTATGTTTTTAAATTTACCAAGAACAATTTTTAAAGATGAAAAAAGTCAAAAGTCAATTATCGTTCTTAAAAAAGGATATGAAGCCTTACAAAATAAAGATGTCTTAATTGGAGATATTCCTGACTTTAAAAATGAAGCGAGTATGAAAAACTTTTTAAAAACGATTGAAGAATGGAATAATAAATAA
- a CDS encoding Kiwa anti-phage protein KwaB-like domain-containing protein → MNQIEDLKIFLNELSQRTLEFELELFYFGHFNNLDLKYECKEVNIDTKLQDFLKSNIIDNLNRLKVEDEFYFTNYNNEFHVNETLPVINIDEFESIKNNLELIYKSMSENKLDMKNASFHLLKIHCTSKNEWCYFGYYRGEKGAGRNKKLGILLEEYKEVTESVIEVGGYISFIIYKNYIIVNNPQHFEWAFKYSEHIEMQRDSNIDRIVNQNIFANQSSIDYFRSEATKYVRSRSMAQISEDTLSDLKSHFDDRCNELKDIKDAMEKRPSSVDSLKKELDIVYDLMKFINFENNTIEIKESDKNDLTPVIYLFQNKIVTSYLTQKIQSIIGYREE, encoded by the coding sequence ATGAACCAAATCGAAGATTTAAAAATCTTTTTAAATGAGTTATCACAAAGAACCTTGGAATTTGAGTTAGAGTTATTTTATTTTGGGCATTTTAATAATTTAGATTTAAAATACGAGTGTAAAGAAGTTAATATAGATACTAAATTACAAGACTTTTTAAAGTCTAATATTATCGATAATTTAAACAGGTTAAAAGTAGAAGATGAGTTTTATTTTACTAATTATAACAATGAATTCCACGTTAACGAGACTTTACCAGTTATTAATATTGATGAATTTGAAAGTATAAAAAACAATTTGGAATTAATATATAAATCGATGTCTGAAAATAAACTTGATATGAAAAATGCCTCTTTTCATTTGTTAAAAATTCATTGCACATCAAAAAATGAATGGTGTTATTTTGGTTATTATAGAGGAGAAAAAGGTGCTGGAAGAAATAAAAAATTAGGTATATTACTTGAAGAATATAAAGAAGTAACCGAATCAGTCATTGAAGTTGGTGGTTATATAAGTTTTATTATATATAAAAATTATATAATTGTTAATAATCCACAACATTTTGAATGGGCGTTTAAGTATAGTGAACACATAGAAATGCAAAGAGATAGTAATATTGATAGAATAGTTAATCAAAATATTTTTGCTAACCAAAGTTCGATTGATTACTTTAGGAGTGAAGCTACTAAATATGTACGCTCAAGATCAATGGCTCAAATATCTGAGGATACTTTAAGTGATTTAAAAAGTCATTTTGACGATAGATGTAATGAATTAAAAGACATAAAAGATGCAATGGAGAAACGCCCTAGTTCAGTAGATAGTTTAAAAAAGGAGTTAGACATTGTTTATGATTTAATGAAGTTTATTAATTTCGAAAACAATACAATTGAAATTAAAGAGAGTGATAAGAATGATTTAACTCCAGTAATTTATTTATTTCAAAACAAAATTGTAACTTCTTATTTGACGCAAAAAATTCAATCAATAATTGGATATAGAGAAGAGTGA
- a CDS encoding septation ring formation regulator EzrA encodes MWIYLLIGLIILVIIVVGVLFYLRKSKQEEVSKEKERLQQVIQLPFHLDLEKFKSFNLHGEAKELYEQLDGRWKDTLKNNKMHAESNFEAADENLKKFKFSDSKQNEDHAVQHIDNIETMYDELSSEISSFVNQNDESRKLYDESVDLQREANRDVLADGHKFGDSRKPLESLINSYEPELEKYSSLVDNGDYNEAYSHISDVHEELVNLKESMERIPSLIKEVQKDLPTQFQEVRYGCRELRLDGYDLEHIKVDMTLSRLRTELNLIEPKIAKLELEEAEADLDRINNELDDMFDLIEHEVEAKIKYDDLKDKVTDSLFKAKDTNMSLRTEINFIKESYYINDREVQTIHKYEHEIEELVTMYSGIENEVNKNTTRYSRIIDNLEYIDSTIESINNKQDEVLEYLQSLKYDEEEAIDNTDLIDEKKEEIMHRLTTSNLVRIPEQFIVMKHELDNEVKEIDRYLERRPLNVRYIKEKVDKAVILLNNFEQEAYEVIHDAELSELIIQYANRYRKDNAELDSHIEEATRLFNENRYKRSLEIAEEALSEIDKDAVDRIFEAYENR; translated from the coding sequence ATGTGGATTTATTTATTAATTGGACTGATTATCCTTGTTATTATCGTAGTCGGGGTTTTATTTTATTTAAGAAAGTCTAAACAAGAAGAAGTTTCAAAAGAAAAAGAACGACTACAACAAGTAATTCAATTACCATTCCATTTAGATTTAGAAAAATTTAAATCTTTTAATCTACATGGAGAGGCTAAAGAATTATATGAACAATTGGATGGCCGCTGGAAAGACACATTAAAAAACAACAAAATGCATGCTGAAAGTAACTTTGAAGCAGCAGATGAGAATTTAAAGAAGTTTAAATTTAGTGATAGTAAACAAAATGAAGATCATGCAGTTCAGCACATCGATAATATCGAAACAATGTATGATGAGTTATCATCTGAAATTTCATCTTTTGTAAATCAAAATGACGAAAGTCGTAAACTTTATGATGAGTCTGTAGACCTACAACGAGAAGCAAACCGTGACGTTTTAGCAGATGGTCATAAATTTGGTGATTCTAGAAAACCGTTAGAGTCTTTAATTAATTCATACGAACCAGAATTAGAAAAGTATAGCTCTCTTGTAGATAACGGAGATTATAATGAGGCATATAGTCATATTTCTGATGTACACGAAGAACTCGTGAACTTAAAAGAAAGTATGGAGAGAATCCCTTCATTAATTAAAGAAGTTCAAAAAGACTTACCGACACAGTTTCAAGAAGTACGTTATGGCTGTAGAGAGTTGAGATTAGACGGATATGACTTAGAACATATTAAAGTTGATATGACACTTTCACGCCTACGTACAGAATTAAATTTAATCGAGCCAAAAATTGCGAAGTTAGAATTAGAAGAAGCTGAAGCAGATTTAGATCGTATTAACAATGAACTTGATGATATGTTTGACTTAATCGAACACGAAGTTGAAGCTAAAATTAAATACGATGATTTAAAAGATAAAGTTACCGACTCATTGTTTAAAGCAAAAGATACTAATATGTCACTTCGCACAGAAATTAACTTTATAAAAGAATCTTATTACATTAATGATAGAGAAGTTCAGACGATTCATAAGTATGAACATGAAATTGAAGAACTCGTCACAATGTATTCAGGTATTGAAAACGAAGTGAATAAAAACACGACACGTTACAGTAGAATAATTGATAACTTAGAATATATCGATAGTACAATTGAAAGTATTAATAACAAACAAGATGAAGTCCTCGAATATTTACAGTCATTAAAATATGATGAAGAAGAAGCAATCGATAACACAGACTTAATCGATGAGAAAAAAGAAGAGATTATGCATCGCTTAACGACTTCTAACTTAGTGAGAATTCCTGAGCAGTTCATCGTTATGAAACATGAACTGGATAACGAAGTGAAAGAAATCGATCGATATCTAGAGCGCCGACCATTAAATGTGCGTTATATAAAAGAAAAAGTCGACAAGGCAGTTATTCTTTTAAATAACTTCGAGCAAGAAGCTTATGAAGTGATTCATGACGCAGAGCTCTCAGAACTCATTATTCAGTATGCAAACCGTTACCGTAAAGATAATGCTGAACTTGATAGTCATATCGAAGAGGCGACGCGTTTGTTTAATGAAAATCGTTATAAACGTTCATTAGAAATTGCGGAAGAAGCATTAAGTGAAATTGATAAAGATGCAGTTGATCGAATTTTTGAAGCATATGAAAACAGATAA
- a CDS encoding cysteine desulfurase family protein codes for MIYLDNAATTKPFKETLETYNTVNEQYFFNSASIHKGGQEVSQLLEASRSQMKELLNLNDYGLIFTSGATESNNIAIQSTIKRKIKFGKTVLVSELEHPSVIEVLRNIEGINLVYINTKRDGIIDLEDLKEKMNDDVIFVSIIAVNNIVGSVNPVEEIIKVVKEYNRAFLHIDATQAIGKIDLNYNGVDALTLSAHKFYGVKGVGALFVKEVDALQPVMYGGGHELNVRSGTVNVPGIVSMAKSLRLAIENMNRASKNLKSYNKKITDYFKDYKAIYIQPSHLPNYINMSINGVKGEVIVNALSKHSIYVSTTSACASQRDELNETLIAMGNKNSVIEGSIRITMGQYTTEEEVDRFIEVFDEIYKELGDVFIEL; via the coding sequence ATGATTTATTTAGACAATGCAGCAACGACAAAGCCGTTTAAAGAAACTCTTGAAACGTATAATACTGTCAATGAACAATACTTTTTTAACTCAGCGAGTATCCATAAAGGTGGTCAAGAAGTCAGTCAGTTACTCGAAGCTTCTCGTTCACAAATGAAAGAGTTATTAAATTTAAATGACTATGGACTCATATTTACTTCTGGTGCGACGGAAAGTAATAATATTGCGATACAAAGTACAATTAAACGTAAAATTAAGTTTGGTAAGACAGTTCTTGTATCTGAACTTGAACACCCAAGTGTCATTGAGGTGTTAAGAAATATTGAAGGTATTAATCTTGTCTATATTAATACAAAAAGAGACGGTATTATTGACCTCGAAGACTTAAAAGAGAAAATGAATGACGATGTTATTTTCGTATCAATTATCGCTGTAAATAATATTGTTGGTAGCGTGAATCCTGTAGAAGAGATTATAAAAGTTGTGAAAGAATATAATCGTGCATTTCTACATATTGATGCGACTCAAGCCATCGGAAAAATTGATTTAAATTATAACGGTGTGGATGCTTTAACTTTATCAGCACATAAGTTTTACGGTGTAAAAGGTGTTGGGGCATTATTTGTAAAAGAGGTTGACGCGTTGCAACCAGTCATGTACGGGGGCGGTCATGAGTTAAACGTTAGAAGTGGTACAGTCAATGTACCGGGAATTGTATCAATGGCAAAATCGTTACGACTGGCGATTGAAAACATGAACCGTGCGAGCAAAAATTTAAAGTCATATAATAAAAAAATCACCGATTATTTTAAAGACTACAAAGCGATTTACATTCAGCCGTCACATTTACCGAATTATATTAATATGTCAATTAATGGTGTAAAGGGCGAAGTGATAGTAAATGCATTATCTAAGCACTCGATTTACGTGTCAACAACAAGTGCATGTGCGTCACAGCGTGATGAATTAAACGAAACTCTAATTGCGATGGGCAATAAAAACAGTGTCATCGAAGGAAGTATTCGCATTACGATGGGGCAGTATACAACTGAAGAAGAAGTGGATCGGTTTATAGAAGTATTCGACGAGATTTATAAAGAATTAGGAGATGTATTCATTGAATTATGA